One Saccharopolyspora erythraea NRRL 2338 genomic region harbors:
- the ssuE gene encoding NADPH-dependent FMN reductase, translating into MSNVLIISGSPSATSKTERVGDHLARRLAGEGIATEHLRLRRLPPRPLLSADAADPDVAAAVAQVERADGIILATPTYKAAYSGLLKVFLDLLPQFGFAGKAVLPLATGGSVAHVLALDYGLRPVVQSLGPRHVVQSFFLLDKHILGLDEDLSLHADSAAPLEDVLAQFRKALDGVPHETVLGRSA; encoded by the coding sequence GTGTCCAACGTCCTGATCATCTCGGGGAGCCCGTCCGCCACGTCCAAGACCGAGCGGGTCGGCGACCACCTCGCGCGCCGCCTGGCCGGCGAGGGCATCGCCACCGAACACCTGCGGCTGCGCCGGCTCCCGCCCCGGCCGCTGCTGTCGGCCGACGCCGCCGACCCCGACGTGGCCGCCGCGGTGGCGCAGGTCGAGCGGGCGGACGGGATCATCCTGGCCACACCGACCTACAAGGCGGCCTACTCGGGTCTGCTGAAGGTGTTCCTGGACCTGCTGCCGCAGTTCGGCTTCGCGGGCAAGGCCGTGCTGCCGCTGGCCACCGGCGGCAGCGTCGCGCACGTGCTGGCGCTGGACTACGGACTGCGCCCGGTGGTGCAGTCGCTGGGGCCCCGGCACGTCGTGCAGAGCTTCTTCCTGCTCGACAAGCACATCCTCGGCCTCGACGAGGACCTGTCCCTGCACGCCGACAGCGCGGCGCCGCTGGAAGACGTGCTCGCGCAGTTCCGCAAGGCGCTGGACGGGGTGCCGCACGAGACCGTGCTGGGCCGGTCGGCCTGA
- a CDS encoding aldehyde dehydrogenase family protein: MTELLPSPARPAEVSALIGADRMPGQGWIDDVDPSRGAVVARLARCGAAEVAGAVATARETFQRRWRRRPASERGSLLRAVAERIRAEAEELAVQESTETGKPLRQGRADVAAAARYFEFYGSVVEALHGEVVPQVGDNQVFVHREPHGVTGHIVAWNYPLQITARSAAASLAAGNCCVIKPAEEASLGAVRLAEIALEAGVPAGCFNVVTGLGEEAGAALAAAPVDHLAFTGSVEVGRLVAATAGRNLVPTTMELGGKSPNIVFDDADLELALPTIVNSIVQNGGQTCSAGSRLLVHRDIHRRVVDGIAERFRALRLGPALEDPDLGPLISAAQRERVAGLVGDGAGDGRLVTGGRVAEGPGLDDGYFFEPTLVDDVAPDSLLAREEVFGPVLAVTPFDDLDEAVRIANGTDFGLVAAVWTRNVGRAHWISRELDAGQVFVNTYGAGGGVELPFGGVKNSGFGREKGFEGLLAYTRTKTVAVRSVADDDMS; encoded by the coding sequence GTGACCGAGCTGCTGCCGTCCCCCGCCCGCCCGGCCGAGGTGAGCGCGCTGATCGGCGCCGACCGCATGCCCGGGCAGGGCTGGATCGACGACGTGGACCCGTCGCGCGGTGCGGTCGTCGCGAGACTGGCCAGGTGCGGTGCGGCCGAGGTCGCCGGCGCGGTCGCGACCGCCCGGGAGACGTTCCAGCGGCGGTGGCGCCGCAGGCCGGCGTCCGAGCGGGGCTCGCTCCTGCGCGCCGTGGCCGAGCGCATCCGGGCCGAGGCCGAGGAGCTGGCGGTCCAGGAGAGCACCGAGACCGGCAAGCCGCTGCGGCAGGGCCGGGCCGACGTCGCCGCCGCGGCCAGGTACTTCGAGTTCTACGGCTCTGTCGTGGAGGCCCTGCACGGCGAGGTCGTTCCGCAGGTAGGCGACAACCAGGTGTTCGTGCACCGCGAGCCGCACGGTGTCACCGGGCACATCGTGGCCTGGAACTACCCGCTGCAGATCACCGCGCGCTCGGCCGCGGCGTCGCTGGCCGCCGGGAACTGCTGCGTGATCAAGCCCGCCGAGGAGGCGTCGCTCGGAGCCGTCCGGCTCGCCGAGATCGCCCTGGAAGCAGGGGTGCCCGCGGGTTGCTTCAACGTGGTGACCGGTCTCGGCGAGGAGGCCGGCGCGGCGCTGGCCGCCGCCCCGGTCGACCACCTGGCGTTCACCGGCTCGGTCGAGGTGGGGCGGCTGGTGGCGGCCACGGCGGGCCGCAACCTGGTGCCGACGACCATGGAGCTCGGCGGCAAGAGCCCCAACATCGTGTTCGACGACGCCGACCTGGAGCTGGCGCTGCCCACCATCGTCAACTCGATCGTGCAGAACGGTGGGCAGACCTGTTCCGCGGGTTCGCGGCTGCTGGTCCACCGCGACATCCACCGGCGGGTGGTCGACGGGATCGCCGAGCGCTTCCGGGCGTTGCGGCTGGGCCCGGCGCTGGAGGACCCGGACCTCGGCCCCCTGATCTCGGCCGCCCAGCGGGAGCGCGTGGCGGGGCTGGTCGGCGACGGCGCGGGGGACGGCAGGCTGGTCACCGGCGGCCGGGTGGCCGAGGGGCCCGGCCTGGACGACGGGTACTTCTTCGAGCCGACGCTGGTCGACGACGTGGCCCCGGACTCGTTGCTGGCCCGCGAGGAGGTCTTCGGCCCGGTGCTGGCGGTGACCCCGTTCGACGACCTCGACGAGGCGGTTCGGATCGCCAACGGCACCGACTTCGGTCTGGTCGCCGCGGTGTGGACCCGCAACGTCGGCCGGGCGCACTGGATTTCCCGCGAACTGGACGCGGGACAGGTCTTCGTCAACACCTACGGCGCGGGCGGTGGCGTGGAGCTGCCCTTCGGAGGTGTCAAGAACTCCGGTTTCGGCCGGGAGAAGGGCTTCGAGGGACTGCTCGCCTACACGCGGACCAAGACGGTCGCCGTGCGGTCCGTCGCCGACGACGACATGAGCTGA
- a CDS encoding cation diffusion facilitator family transporter codes for MGDEHSRGHGHHHGHGWLARLRRAATPHGHDSSEMVDGAMQASRKGMRALWLSCGVLVLTATGQAVLVAFTGSVALLGDTLHNFADAMTAVPLAMAFLLARRPATRRFTYGLGRAEDLAGLLVLLVIAVSAVLAGWEAVRRLVEPQPVQHVGWIAAAGVLGFAGNELVARYRIRVGRQIGSAALVADGLHARTDGFTSLAVLLSAGGAALGWWWVDPVVGLLITAAILSVLRGAAKEVLGRMLDAVDPADVRRAEEALAGTPGVRGVGRLRMRWVGHSLHAETELDVDPDLSLAQAHRIAHEAEHRLLHALPRMGAVVVHAHPADSPAHDVVAHHREPGG; via the coding sequence GTGGGTGACGAACACAGCCGCGGACACGGTCATCACCACGGCCACGGCTGGCTGGCGAGGCTGCGGCGCGCCGCGACCCCGCACGGGCACGACTCGTCGGAGATGGTCGACGGGGCGATGCAGGCCAGCCGCAAGGGGATGCGGGCGTTGTGGCTGTCCTGCGGGGTACTCGTGCTCACCGCGACCGGGCAGGCCGTGCTGGTCGCCTTCACCGGCTCGGTCGCGCTGCTCGGCGACACCCTGCACAACTTCGCCGACGCCATGACGGCGGTGCCGCTGGCGATGGCCTTCCTGCTCGCGCGGCGGCCCGCGACCAGGCGCTTCACCTACGGTCTCGGGCGCGCGGAGGACCTCGCCGGACTGCTCGTCCTGCTGGTGATCGCCGTCTCGGCCGTGCTGGCGGGCTGGGAGGCGGTCCGGCGGCTCGTCGAGCCGCAGCCGGTGCAGCACGTCGGTTGGATCGCGGCCGCCGGTGTGCTCGGCTTCGCGGGCAACGAGCTCGTCGCCCGCTACCGAATCCGGGTCGGCAGGCAGATCGGGTCGGCCGCGCTGGTCGCCGACGGCCTGCACGCCCGTACCGACGGGTTCACCAGCCTCGCGGTGCTGCTCTCGGCCGGTGGTGCGGCGCTGGGCTGGTGGTGGGTCGACCCGGTCGTCGGACTGCTCATCACCGCGGCGATCCTGTCGGTGCTGAGGGGGGCGGCCAAGGAGGTTCTGGGCCGCATGCTCGACGCGGTCGACCCCGCCGACGTCCGGCGCGCGGAGGAGGCGCTGGCCGGCACCCCGGGTGTGCGCGGTGTCGGTCGGCTGCGGATGCGCTGGGTCGGCCACAGCCTGCACGCCGAGACCGAGCTGGACGTGGACCCGGACCTGAGCCTGGCGCAGGCGCACCGTATCGCCCACGAGGCCGAGCACCGGCTCCTGCACGCCCTGCCGCGCATGGGTGCGGTGGTGGTCCATGCGCACCCGGCGGATTCGCCCGCGCACGACGTGGTCGCCCACCACCGGGAGCCCGGCGGCTGA
- a CDS encoding MFS transporter — MLESDKKAVRLMAAGHACVDLYQGAVPAVVPFLVLERNYGYDAVSGIVMAATLLSSVVQPLFGALTDRHRLSWLIPVAMTTAGLGVALAGPAGSYPLTWLAIALSGLGVAAYHPESARLVRSVSRGDHLAMSWFSVGGNIGFALAPVIVAPLLSAGGLRATPWLLVPALLGAALTTAVLRSLSRPVAAAGQAVARRGSDDWPAFARLTAIVVFRSIVYIGLSAFVGLWAQQRVAGGETAGAVALFVLFAGGAVGTLLGGRLVQVWGRVRTLRIAYAASVPAVAGVVLVPGHGVYFFVAASAILLYVPFSLHVTLGQDYLPNRVGTAGGVTLGLAVSVGGVATPAVGAIAEHASLQVALGVLIAFPVLAWVFARSLSEPRSLESRSAGHAPVASTSD; from the coding sequence GTGCTCGAAAGCGACAAGAAGGCTGTGCGGTTGATGGCCGCCGGCCACGCCTGCGTTGACCTCTACCAGGGAGCGGTGCCCGCCGTGGTGCCGTTCCTGGTGCTGGAACGGAACTACGGATACGACGCGGTGTCCGGGATCGTGATGGCCGCGACGCTGCTGTCGTCGGTGGTGCAGCCGCTGTTCGGCGCGCTCACCGACCGCCACCGGCTGAGCTGGCTGATCCCGGTGGCGATGACCACCGCGGGGCTGGGCGTCGCGCTGGCCGGACCCGCCGGGTCCTACCCGCTGACGTGGCTCGCGATCGCGCTCTCGGGGCTGGGAGTGGCCGCCTACCACCCGGAGTCGGCGAGGTTGGTGCGCTCGGTGTCCCGTGGCGACCACCTGGCGATGAGCTGGTTCTCGGTCGGCGGCAACATCGGGTTCGCGCTCGCGCCTGTCATCGTGGCGCCGCTGCTGTCGGCGGGCGGCCTGCGCGCAACCCCTTGGCTGCTCGTCCCGGCGCTGCTGGGCGCGGCGCTGACCACGGCCGTCCTGCGCTCGCTGTCTCGTCCGGTGGCCGCGGCCGGGCAGGCGGTGGCTCGGAGAGGAAGCGACGACTGGCCGGCTTTCGCGCGGCTGACCGCGATCGTGGTGTTCCGCTCGATCGTCTACATCGGACTGAGCGCGTTCGTGGGACTCTGGGCGCAACAGCGAGTGGCCGGTGGCGAGACTGCTGGAGCGGTCGCGTTGTTCGTGTTGTTCGCCGGGGGAGCGGTGGGGACGCTGCTCGGTGGCAGGCTGGTCCAGGTGTGGGGACGGGTGCGGACACTGCGGATCGCCTATGCCGCATCCGTCCCCGCGGTCGCCGGGGTGGTGCTGGTTCCCGGCCATGGCGTGTACTTCTTCGTCGCGGCCTCGGCGATCCTGCTCTACGTCCCCTTCTCGCTACACGTGACGCTGGGGCAGGACTACCTGCCGAACCGGGTCGGCACGGCGGGCGGTGTGACGCTCGGGCTGGCGGTCAGCGTGGGCGGCGTGGCGACCCCGGCCGTCGGCGCCATCGCGGAGCACGCGTCGTTGCAGGTCGCCCTCGGCGTGCTGATCGCGTTCCCGGTGCTGGCGTGGGTGTTCGCGCGATCGCTGTCCGAGCCCCGTTCGCTGGAGTCGCGAAGTGCCGGGCACGCGCCGGTGGCGTCTACATCGGACTGA